The following proteins come from a genomic window of Eretmochelys imbricata isolate rEreImb1 chromosome 11, rEreImb1.hap1, whole genome shotgun sequence:
- the NDUFB3 gene encoding NADH dehydrogenase [ubiquinone] 1 beta subcomplex subunit 3, translating to MGHGHEHGHGKMELPDYKQWKIEGTPLQDVQEKLAKRGLRDPWIRNEAWRYMGGFAKPVTVMDVLTKGFKWGFVAFVVALGVEYTLFPPKKNGGHH from the exons ATGGGGCATGGACATGAGCATGGTCATGGGAAAATGGAACTCCCTGACTATAAACAATGGAAGATAGAGGGTACTCCACTACAGGATGTCCAGGAAAAACTGGCTAAGCGGGGTCTCAGAGACCCATGGATTCG CAATGAAGCATGGAGATATATGGGTGGCTTTGCAAAACCTGTCACTGTTATGGACGTTCTCACCAAAGGTTTCAAGTGGGGATTCGTAGCCTTTGTGGTAGCTCTTGGGGTTGAGTACACACTGTTCCCTCCGAAGAAAAATGGAGGACATCACTGA